A genome region from Procambarus clarkii isolate CNS0578487 chromosome 78, FALCON_Pclarkii_2.0, whole genome shotgun sequence includes the following:
- the LOC123746021 gene encoding kanadaptin isoform X1, producing the protein MEGNPETPLSCDSDKSVNHNGDIPVSSDVATVPALKDALNTPDSMRPMLKTEAASEDEFDTIGSMKVTSKTSKTVKEDDSDTSDSIETTVKNEDDFKAPADIPFKKPIFISRTMRLNTKCDETQSNRSTAEKENKNIISESVNTSKLLEKSPAQKLIEKAVPIPYKEPTWSGLPPADYSFEVLKNGTIVEVISLNKPFSVVGRLAQCDIVMEHPSLSRFHCVIQYRLEASETHPQGFYAYDLGSTHGSFHNKHPMKPHTYYRLRVGHMLKFGCSTRMLILQGPQDDQEPESELTVSELMAKAAERAKKLDQLETGELEEVNLEKPEEESKGDEKPQVDTEGVDWGMGEDAEEEPEEEENPFASLNEELYLDDPKKTLRGWFEREGYDLPNYVTDDLSPGFYRCKVELPIPGPGNGPLVAIIEHRGKKKEAVIQCALEACRLLDRQGVLRQAKHESHERKKRDWAENDYYDSEEDDFLDRTGDVQRKRIRRMKDAGGKDSAFVENYDTLITKYSEVVRELATLEEKLAEADFLKQASKGNSGADDDLDAYLNKLKSQVPDKHKRVTWKLRAVDLRKDELRLRRLANIARPLGVPEMQPYEPKYEPSSSKQSLKPESLGAKRKEAMKSAFLSTQPKEPCFKPHKIFMEEEPEQKPRLRRLDDDDDDEPPVRLSQAPARKGKPPRQNIKCDKIKKSELGVPGSSDSKTNKYNKSSLVEFIKDESLSRKVLACERIRTTISRLAPCWKK; encoded by the exons ATGGAAGGTAACCCAGAAACGCCTCTGTCTTGTGATTCAGACAAATCTGTAAATCATAATGGTGATATCCCAGTCTCATCTGATGTAGCAACAGTACCAGCGTTAAAAGATGCCCTTAACACTCCTGATAGCATGAGGCCCATGTTGAAGACAGAAGCTGCTTCAGAAGATGAGTTTGACACTATTGGCAGCATGAAGGTCACAAGTAAGACAAGTAAAACAGTCAAAGAAGATGACTCTGACACTTCTGATAGTATTGAGACTACAGTTAAGAATGAAGATGACTTTAAAGCTCCAGCAGATATACCTTTTAAGAAACCCATCTTCATTAGCAGAACCATGAGACTAAATACTAAGTGTGATGAAACCCAAAGTAATAGAAGCACTGCAGAAaaggaaaataaaaatataatttctGAGTCTGTAAATACATCAAAATTACTGGAGAAGTCTCCGGCACAAAAGTTAATTGAGAAGGCTGTTCCAATTCCATATAAG GAACCAACATGGAGTGGATTGCCACCTGCTGATTATTCTTTTGAAGTTCTGAAGAATGGAACTATTGTTGAAGTAATTAGTTTGAATAAACCATTTTCAGTTGTTGGCCGCCTTGCCCAGTGTGACATTGTTATGGAACATCCGTCACTATCACG ATTTCACTGTGTTATTCAGTATAGACTGGAGGCTAGTGAAACACACCCACAAGGATTTTATGCATATGACCTTGGGAGCACACATGGCTCTTTCCACAATAAGCATCCGATGAAGCCTCACACTTATTACCGTTTAAGAGTTGGTCACATGCTAAAGTTTGGTTGCAGTACTCGGATGCTGATTCTACAA GGTCCACAGGATGACCAGGAACCTGAATCAGAATTAACTGTGTCAGAACTAATGGCCAAGGCAGCAGAGCGTGCCAAGAAACTGGACCAACTAGAGACGGGAGAGCTGGAAGAAGTCAACCTTGAGAAACCGGAGGAAGAATCAAAGGGGGATGAGAAACCCCAAGTGGACACAGAAGGAGTAGATTGGGGAATGG GAGAGGATGCAGAAGAGGAGCCAGAGGAAGAAGAAAATCCATTTGCTTCTCTCAACGAAGAGCTGTATCTGGATGACCCCAAAAAGACACTGCGTGGATGGTTTGAGCGAGAGGGCTATGATCTTCCCAATTATGTAACTGACGACCTCAGCCCAGGGTTCTACAGGTGTAAAGTGGA ACTTCCTATTCCTGGCCCTGGCAATGGCCCATTAGTTGCCATTATTGAACACAGAGGAAAAAAGAAAGAGGCAGTAATACAGTGTGCTCTTGAGGCTTGCAGGCTGCTTGACAGGCAAGGTGTTCTTCGGCAAGCAAAGCATG AGAGCCATGAAAGAAAAAAACGTGACTGGGCTGAAAATGACTACTATGACTCCGAAGAGGATGATTTCTTAGACCGCACTGGAGACGTTCAGAGAAAGAGAATAAGACGTATGAAAGATGCTGGTGGAAAGGACAGTGCCTTTGTGGAAAACTATGATACTTTG ATAACAAAATATAGCGAAGTTGTAAGGGAATTAGCAACACTGGAGGAAAAGCTTGCCGAGGCAGACTTTCTAAAACAAGCATCCAAGGGTAACAGTGGAGCCGATGATGATCTGGATGCTTACCTAAACAAGTTGAAGTCACAAGTACCAGACAAACACAAGCGCGTCACTTGGAAG TTACGAGCTGTAGATTTACGAAAAGATGAGTTGAGGTTGCGCAGACTTGCAAATATTGCCCGTCCACTTGGTGTTCCAGAGATGCAGCCGTACGAGCCCAAATACG AACCTTCAAGCAGCAAGCAAAGCCTAAAGCCAGAGTCTCTTGGAGCGAAGCGCAAAGAAGCTATGAAATCTGCATTTCTTTCAACACAGCCAAAG GAACCTTGTTTCAAACCCCACAAGATTTTCATGGAAGAGGAACCAGAGCAGAAGCCGCGGCTCAGAAggctggatgatgatgatgatgatgagcctCCAGTTCGACTTTCTCAAGCACCCGCACGTAAAGGCAAACCTCCAAGACAAAATATTAAATGTGACAAAATAAAAAAGTCTGAATTGGGAGTGCCAGGAAGTTCAGATAGTAAAACAAACAAATACAACAAATCTAGTTTAGTAGAGTTCATTAAGGATGAATCCTTGTCTAGAAAGGTTTTGGCCTGTGAAAGAATCAGAACTACCATCTCCAGACTtgcaccatgctggaaaaagtaa
- the LOC123746021 gene encoding kanadaptin isoform X2 gives MEGNPETPLSCDSDKSVNHNGDIPVSSDVATVPALKDALNTPDSMRPMLKTEAASEDEFDTIGSMKVTSKTSKTVKEDDSDTSDSIETTVKNEDDFKAPADIPFKKPIFISRTMRLNTKCDETQSNRSTAEKENKNIISESVNTSKLLEKSPAQKLIEKAVPIPYKEPTWSGLPPADYSFEVLKNGTIVEVISLNKPFSVVGRLAQCDIVMEHPSLSRFHCVIQYRLEASETHPQGFYAYDLGSTHGSFHNKHPMKPHTYYRLRVGHMLKFGCSTRMLILQGPQDDQEPESELTVSELMAKAAERAKKLDQLETGELEEVNLEKPEEESKGDEKPQVDTEGVDWGMGEDAEEEPEEEENPFASLNEELYLDDPKKTLRGWFEREGYDLPNYVTDDLSPGFYRCKVELPIPGPGNGPLVAIIEHRGKKKEAVIQCALEACRLLDRQGVLRQAKHESHERKKRDWAENDYYDSEEDDFLDRTGDVQRKRIRRMKDAGGKDSAFVENYDTLITKYSEVVRELATLEEKLAEADFLKQASKGNSGADDDLDAYLNKLKSQVPDKHKRVTWKLRAVDLRKDELRLRRLANIARPLGVPEMQPYEPKYEPSSSKQSLKPESLGAKRKEAMKSAFLSTQPKIFMEEEPEQKPRLRRLDDDDDDEPPVRLSQAPARKGKPPRQNIKCDKIKKSELGVPGSSDSKTNKYNKSSLVEFIKDESLSRKVLACERIRTTISRLAPCWKK, from the exons ATGGAAGGTAACCCAGAAACGCCTCTGTCTTGTGATTCAGACAAATCTGTAAATCATAATGGTGATATCCCAGTCTCATCTGATGTAGCAACAGTACCAGCGTTAAAAGATGCCCTTAACACTCCTGATAGCATGAGGCCCATGTTGAAGACAGAAGCTGCTTCAGAAGATGAGTTTGACACTATTGGCAGCATGAAGGTCACAAGTAAGACAAGTAAAACAGTCAAAGAAGATGACTCTGACACTTCTGATAGTATTGAGACTACAGTTAAGAATGAAGATGACTTTAAAGCTCCAGCAGATATACCTTTTAAGAAACCCATCTTCATTAGCAGAACCATGAGACTAAATACTAAGTGTGATGAAACCCAAAGTAATAGAAGCACTGCAGAAaaggaaaataaaaatataatttctGAGTCTGTAAATACATCAAAATTACTGGAGAAGTCTCCGGCACAAAAGTTAATTGAGAAGGCTGTTCCAATTCCATATAAG GAACCAACATGGAGTGGATTGCCACCTGCTGATTATTCTTTTGAAGTTCTGAAGAATGGAACTATTGTTGAAGTAATTAGTTTGAATAAACCATTTTCAGTTGTTGGCCGCCTTGCCCAGTGTGACATTGTTATGGAACATCCGTCACTATCACG ATTTCACTGTGTTATTCAGTATAGACTGGAGGCTAGTGAAACACACCCACAAGGATTTTATGCATATGACCTTGGGAGCACACATGGCTCTTTCCACAATAAGCATCCGATGAAGCCTCACACTTATTACCGTTTAAGAGTTGGTCACATGCTAAAGTTTGGTTGCAGTACTCGGATGCTGATTCTACAA GGTCCACAGGATGACCAGGAACCTGAATCAGAATTAACTGTGTCAGAACTAATGGCCAAGGCAGCAGAGCGTGCCAAGAAACTGGACCAACTAGAGACGGGAGAGCTGGAAGAAGTCAACCTTGAGAAACCGGAGGAAGAATCAAAGGGGGATGAGAAACCCCAAGTGGACACAGAAGGAGTAGATTGGGGAATGG GAGAGGATGCAGAAGAGGAGCCAGAGGAAGAAGAAAATCCATTTGCTTCTCTCAACGAAGAGCTGTATCTGGATGACCCCAAAAAGACACTGCGTGGATGGTTTGAGCGAGAGGGCTATGATCTTCCCAATTATGTAACTGACGACCTCAGCCCAGGGTTCTACAGGTGTAAAGTGGA ACTTCCTATTCCTGGCCCTGGCAATGGCCCATTAGTTGCCATTATTGAACACAGAGGAAAAAAGAAAGAGGCAGTAATACAGTGTGCTCTTGAGGCTTGCAGGCTGCTTGACAGGCAAGGTGTTCTTCGGCAAGCAAAGCATG AGAGCCATGAAAGAAAAAAACGTGACTGGGCTGAAAATGACTACTATGACTCCGAAGAGGATGATTTCTTAGACCGCACTGGAGACGTTCAGAGAAAGAGAATAAGACGTATGAAAGATGCTGGTGGAAAGGACAGTGCCTTTGTGGAAAACTATGATACTTTG ATAACAAAATATAGCGAAGTTGTAAGGGAATTAGCAACACTGGAGGAAAAGCTTGCCGAGGCAGACTTTCTAAAACAAGCATCCAAGGGTAACAGTGGAGCCGATGATGATCTGGATGCTTACCTAAACAAGTTGAAGTCACAAGTACCAGACAAACACAAGCGCGTCACTTGGAAG TTACGAGCTGTAGATTTACGAAAAGATGAGTTGAGGTTGCGCAGACTTGCAAATATTGCCCGTCCACTTGGTGTTCCAGAGATGCAGCCGTACGAGCCCAAATACG AACCTTCAAGCAGCAAGCAAAGCCTAAAGCCAGAGTCTCTTGGAGCGAAGCGCAAAGAAGCTATGAAATCTGCATTTCTTTCAACACAGCCAAAG ATTTTCATGGAAGAGGAACCAGAGCAGAAGCCGCGGCTCAGAAggctggatgatgatgatgatgatgagcctCCAGTTCGACTTTCTCAAGCACCCGCACGTAAAGGCAAACCTCCAAGACAAAATATTAAATGTGACAAAATAAAAAAGTCTGAATTGGGAGTGCCAGGAAGTTCAGATAGTAAAACAAACAAATACAACAAATCTAGTTTAGTAGAGTTCATTAAGGATGAATCCTTGTCTAGAAAGGTTTTGGCCTGTGAAAGAATCAGAACTACCATCTCCAGACTtgcaccatgctggaaaaagtaa